A section of the Castanea sativa cultivar Marrone di Chiusa Pesio chromosome 12, ASM4071231v1 genome encodes:
- the LOC142619862 gene encoding putative pentatricopeptide repeat-containing protein At3g15200, translating to MQSTLQPFRKFLKLQQKFNLKFETPPRNHASQLPISYKALHFLANILDSYSANNPNAGTCSKVSKCNFLGITKTTRFVHSIANSDDPTKFQQEPNDQTIVFVQNLLKFRRDKQAKIIEQALNLCGLKLNEDLVLSVLQRHHSDWRLAYVFFNWVCRNGGEGSEYSPGSSVYNEILDILGKSQRFEEVVQMLDEMSKRKGLVNEGTYGILLNRFAAAHKVEEAIGIFNKRKEFGLEIDLVAFQKLLMWLCRYKHVEAAETLFHSNRNEFGCNIKTWNIILNGWCVLGNVYEAKRFWNEIIASKCKPDMFTCGTFINALTKKGKLGTAIKLFQSMWKNGNPDVVICNCIIDALCFKKRIPEALQIFKEMKKQGCPPNAATYNSLIKHLCKIRRMEKVYELLDEMEQKKGSCLPNAVTFNYLLKSLKNPEEVPEILERIERNGCRMTADTCNLILKLYMDWDHQERIRYTWDVMERHGLGHDRRSYTIMIHGLYDKGRIQDALRYFSEMTSKGMVPEPRTEILVRDMNIKLKESKRKGETLLRNKDG from the coding sequence ATGCAGTCCACTCTCCAACCGTTCAGAAAATTTCTCAAACTCCAACAAAAATTCAATCTCAAATTCGAAACCCCTCCTAGAAACCATGCCTCCCAACTTCCCATTTCATACAAGGCCCTTCATTTTTTGGCCAACATTCTTGATTCTTATAGTGCAAATAACCCAAATGCTGGAACGTGTTCCAAAGTATCTAAATGTAATTTCTTGGGCATAACCAAAACAACTCGGTTTGTGCACTCAATTGCAAATTCTGATGATCCCACGAAGTTCCAACAAGAGCCAAATGACCAAACAATCGTATTTGTTCAAAACCTCCTGAAGTTTAGAAGGGACAAACAGGCGAAGATAATTGAGCAAGCTCTCAATCTATGCGGGCTTAAGCTGAACGAGGACTTGGTGCTGAGTGTGCTTCAACGACATCATTCAGATTGGAGACTGGCTTATGTATTTTTCAACTGGGTTTGTAGAAACGGAGGAGAAGGAAGCGAGTATTCACCTGGGTCTAGCGTTTACAATGAGATTCTTGACATCCTTGGGAAATCACAACGTTTTGAGGAGGTGGTCCAAATGCTCGATGAAATGTCAAAGAGAAAGGGACTTGTCAATGAAGGGACGTATGGTATTTTACTTAATAGATTTGCGGCTGCTCATAAGGTGGAGGAAGCAATTGGTATATTCAATAAGAGGAAAGAGTTCGGATTGGAGATTGACTTGGTTGCATTTCAAAAGCTTTTAATGTGGTTATGTCGGTATAAGCACGTGGAAGCTGCAGAAACTTTGTTTCACTCCAACCGAAATGAGTTTGGTTGCAATATCAAGACATGGAATATCATTCTCAACGGTTGGTGTGTTTTGGGGAATGTATATGAGGCAAAAAGGTTTTGGAATGAAATTATTGCATCTAAATGTAAGCCGGATATGTTTACGTGTGGAACATTTATAAATGCCTTGACAAAGAAGGGAAAATTAGGCACAGCAATCAAGTTGTTTCAATCCATGTGGAAGAATGGTAACCCAGATGTGGTGATCTGCAATTGTATCATTGATGCACTTTGTTTCAAGAAGAGGATTCCGGAAGCTTTGCAAATTTTTAAGGAAATGAAGAAGCAAGGTTGTCCCCCAAATGCCGCAACTTATAACTCGTTAATTAAGCACCTTTGTAAGATTCGGAGGATGGAAAAGGTTTACGAGCTTTTGGATGAAATGGAACAGAAGAAAGGAAGTTGTTTGCCAAATGCTGTAACTTTCAACTACTTGCTCAAGTCCTTGAAGAATCCAGAGGAAGTACCTGAGATCTTGGAGAGGATAGAGAGAAATGGGTGCAGGATGACTGCTGACACTTGcaacttgattttgaagttGTATATGGATTGGGATCATCAGGAAAGAATAAGATATACATGGGATGTGATGGAGAGACATGGGTTGGGACATGATCGACGATCTTATACCATTATGATACATGGCCTTTATGACAAGGGAAGAATACAAGATGCTTTGCGCTATTTTAGTGAGATGACATCAAAGGGCATGGTGCCAGAACCAAGGACCGAAATATTGGTACGTGACATGAACATTAAATTGAAGGAGAGCAAGCGGAAAGGGGAAACATTGTTAAGGAATAAGGATGGATGA
- the LOC142620269 gene encoding uncharacterized protein LOC142620269, protein MTVPWPLPKDSNHELKRAKVAIQPALSFSKKDKFGTIQPHDDALVVTLKIGGPSSDQVKELIGSQSTARKCMVAAVRHQAEGESSTSNKNDYHQIPLALDNQGKTVFVTPIGNYHYKVMPFVLKNAGATYQRMMTRMFELQLGRSIEVDVDDMVVKSKVVSKHVGNLGNIFEILRKHKLCLNASKCSFGLKEYLSQPPVMSRPEVDEVLFAYLAMASHAISLVLIKVDNGVQRPVYYMSKSLHEAEIRYLPLEKAILIVVHATCKLPHNFQSHTVVVLTQLPLRSLLRSANYMGMIAKWGTILGAFDIKYMPRTSVKGQILTDLVAEFAEHSLEENTKTSNMNEKSVGMISLKESLSWKVYVDGVANQRGSGLRLVVISLEKIVIEKSLRVGFSATNNEAEYEALLVGMTMVQKMGGKTVEMFSDSRLVVGQVEGELEARDHRMQEYLSQVRHLQSNFESFTLMQIPRNRNTHAKSLATLATSSAQSLPRVILVEDLRTPTKMNVDIVCVYQIRVGPSWMDPVVLYLKENILP, encoded by the exons ATGACTGTACCTTGGCCGCTACCTAAGGACTCTAATCATGAGCTGAAAAGGGCTAAGGTTGCAATCCAACCAGCATTGAGTTTCTCGAAGAAGGATAAGTTTGGAACTAtacaaccacatgatgatgctttaGTGGTCACACTCAAGATAGGGG GTCCATCTAGCGACCAAGTTAAGGAGCTAATTGGAAGCCAATCTACGGCTAGAAAATGTATGGTGGCGGCAGTTAGACATCAAGCTGAAGGGGAGTCCTCAACATCAAATAAGAATG attatcaccaaatacctttggctttggacAATCAAGGAAAAACTGTCTTCGTCACTCCTATAGGAAACTATcattacaaggtaatgccttttgtcTTGAAGAATGcgggggctacctaccaaaggatgatgactaggatgtttgaatTGCAATTGGGGAGAAGTATTGAAGTtgatgtggatgacatggtggtgaagagtaaggtGGTGTCCAAGCATGTTGGGAATCTTGGTAACATCTTCGAGATACTAAGGAAACATAAATTATGCCTAAATGCTTCcaaatgctcttttggc cttaaagaatatctttctcAGCCACCTGTTATGTCCAGGCCCGAGGTGGATGAAGTGTTGTTTGCTTACCTTGCGATGGCTTCCCATGCTATTAGTTTGGTGCTGATAAAAGTTGACAATGGTGTTCAAAGGCCAGTTTATTACATGAGTAAATCACTACATGAAGCTGAGATTCGTTACTTACCGCTGGAAAAAGCCATTTTGATAGTGGTTCATGCCACGTGTAAGCTTCCCCACAACTTCCAGTCTCACACAGTTGTGGTCCTAACCCAACTCCCGCTTAGGTCTCTACTTCGAAGTGCTAATTATATGGGAATGATTGCCAAGTGGGGAACAATtctgggagcttttgatatcaagtatatgccacGCACCTCTGTAAAAGGCCAGATTCTCACTGACTTGGTGGCCGAGTTTGCTGAGCACTCGTTAGAAGAAAATACAAAGACATCAAACAtgaatgaaaaatcagttggcatgatctcccTGAAAGAATCTCTCTCGTGGAAGGTGTATGTGGATGGTGTGGCGAATCAAAGAGGATCAGGATTGAGGCTGGTTGTAATATCTCTAGAGAAGATCGttattgagaaatctttgagggTGGGTTTCTCGGCCAcaaataatgaagccgagtatgaagctctgTTAGTAGGAATGAccatggttcagaaaatgggagGGAAAACTGTGgagatgttctcggattcaagattggttgtaggccaagtggaaggaGAGTTAGAAGCCAGAGATCATAGGATGCAAGAGTATTTAAGTCAGGTTAGACATttgcaatcaaattttgaatcttttacTTTAATGCAAATCCCCAGAAACAGAAATACTCATGCTAAATCTCTAGCCAccctggcaacgtcctcggcacagAGTTTACCTCGAGTCATTTTAGTGGAAGATTTGCGTACGCCTACTAAGATGAATGTGGATATAGTCTGTGTTTATCAAATCAGAGtgggacctagctggatggaccctgTTGTGTTGTACCTTAAAGAGAATATCTTACCTTAG